One region of Vitis vinifera cultivar Pinot Noir 40024 chromosome 1, ASM3070453v1 genomic DNA includes:
- the LOC100248212 gene encoding GEM-like protein 5 yields MTGTSEDPQHNQQSPPSPRAKESDSHHQSPSSSSSLHQSSDEDAKKWGTHVMGAPAVPTVHPDNQKAALWRADEHQHTYHQPYVQYSPVEKPSNNPFEPVIHTFNSWSRKAETIGRNIWHNLKMGHSVSETAWGKVNLTAKAITEGGFESLYKQTFATDPNEKLKKTFACYLSTSTGPVAGTLYLSTACVAFCSDRPLSFTAPSGQEAWSYYKVVIPLGNIGTVNPVVMRENSSEKYIQILTIDGHDFWFMGFVNFEKAVHHLLSSTSEFRAHENAVRPVAGASS; encoded by the exons ATGACTGGCACATCAGAAGACCCACAGCACAATCAACAGTCTCCTCCATCTCCCAGGGCCAAAGAGTCAGATTCTCATCATCAATCACCATCATCCTCATCTTCTTTGCATCAATCTTCTGATGAGGACGCCAAGAAATGGGGAACCCATGTGATGGGGGCACCAGCAGTGCCCACTGTGCACCCAGACAACCAGAAGGCAGCCCTGTGGAGGGCTGATGAGCACCAGCATACCTACCACCAGCCTTATGTTCAGTACTCCCCTGTTGAGAAGCCCAGCAACAACCCTTTTGAGCCTGTCATTCACACCTTCAATTCATGGAGCAGAAAGGCTGAAACCATTGGCAGAAACATCTGGCACAACT TGAAGATGGGGCACTCGGTGTCGGAAACTGCATGGGGGAAGGTAAATTTGACGGCAAAGGCGATCACAGAAGGTGGGTTTGAGTCTCTCTACAAGCAGACTTTTGCAACAGATCCAAATGAGAAGCTGAAGAAGACTTTTGCCTGTTATCTGTCTACCTCTACCGGCCCTGTTGCCGGTACCCTCTATCTGTCAACTGCTTGTGTGGCTTTCTGCAGTGACCGTCCCTTATCCTTCACCGCTCCATCTGGGCAGGAGGCTTGGAGCTACTACAAG GTTGTGATACCTTTGGGGAACATAGGCACCGTCAACCCAGTGGTTATGCGAGAAAATTCATCTGAAAAATACATCCAGATTCTGACCATTGATGGGCATGACTTCTGGTTCATGGGGTTCGTTAATTTTGAGAAGGCGGTGCATCATCTCTTAAGCAGCACCTCAGAGTTCAGAGCACATGAAAATGCAGTAAGACCAGTAGCTGGCGCATCATCCTAG